A section of the Roseomonas marmotae genome encodes:
- a CDS encoding glycosyltransferase, translating to MPAPLVCMLSAAHPPADVRVVGKEGAALAAAGWRVLHLCPAPARQDASAPLPEGAAPAGGSAPESHAGVAIRTYRRRPGWRGRLLGIPALARRAGATGASVLHASEPDAWIAAILAARRGGARVVLDVHEHYPSRLDPRLPRWLRPLGRAGIRLACRMMAAAADAVVVAKDGLDADFGVPHRTIAVRNYAAPAAVTPRCHGPGPVTLVHLGALGRARGAMEMLDALALCPEGTRLRLVGRFTDGSEESFSARAAALFLQGRVERLGWMPHARALQAAAGADIGLVLFQPGVENHRLALPHKLFDCMLAGLPVIAPAFATEVAAVVREAGCGLLVDTADPAAIAGAVRQLADPALRAQMGVRGRAAAQGRFGWRAEAARLVRLYHQLAPQQGAAGAPALAGGLPQGAA from the coding sequence ATGCCCGCCCCCCTGGTCTGCATGCTCTCGGCCGCGCATCCGCCGGCGGATGTGCGGGTGGTCGGCAAGGAAGGCGCCGCCCTGGCGGCGGCGGGCTGGCGCGTGCTGCATCTCTGCCCCGCCCCGGCGCGGCAGGATGCCTCCGCCCCGCTGCCCGAGGGCGCCGCGCCCGCCGGCGGCAGCGCGCCGGAGAGCCATGCGGGGGTGGCGATCCGCACCTATCGCCGACGGCCCGGCTGGCGCGGCCGGCTGCTCGGCATTCCCGCCCTGGCCCGCCGGGCCGGCGCGACCGGCGCCAGCGTGCTGCATGCCAGCGAGCCCGATGCCTGGATCGCCGCCATCCTGGCCGCGCGGCGGGGTGGGGCGCGGGTGGTGCTGGACGTGCATGAACACTACCCCTCCCGCCTCGACCCCCGCCTGCCGCGCTGGCTGCGTCCGCTGGGGCGCGCGGGCATCCGCTTGGCCTGCCGGATGATGGCGGCGGCGGCGGATGCGGTGGTGGTGGCCAAGGATGGGCTGGATGCCGATTTCGGCGTGCCGCACCGGACCATCGCCGTGCGGAACTATGCCGCCCCCGCCGCCGTCACGCCGCGCTGCCATGGCCCAGGCCCGGTGACGCTGGTGCATCTGGGGGCGCTGGGCCGCGCCCGCGGCGCGATGGAGATGCTGGACGCCCTGGCGCTCTGTCCGGAGGGCACGCGGCTGCGGCTGGTCGGCCGCTTCACCGATGGCAGCGAGGAGAGCTTCAGCGCGCGCGCCGCCGCCCTCTTCCTGCAGGGGCGGGTGGAGCGGCTGGGCTGGATGCCGCATGCCCGGGCGCTGCAGGCGGCGGCCGGGGCCGATATCGGGCTGGTGCTGTTCCAGCCGGGGGTCGAGAACCACCGCCTGGCGCTGCCGCACAAGCTCTTCGACTGCATGCTGGCCGGCCTGCCGGTCATCGCCCCCGCCTTCGCCACGGAGGTGGCGGCGGTGGTGCGGGAGGCCGGCTGCGGCCTGCTGGTGGATACCGCCGACCCCGCCGCCATCGCCGGGGCGGTGCGGCAGCTGGCCGACCCGGCCCTGCGGGCGCAGATGGGTGTCCGGGGCCGCGCCGCCGCGCAGGGCCGCTTCGGCTGGCGGGCGGAGGCCGCGCGGCTGGTGCGGCTCTACCATCAGCTCGCGCCGCAGCAGGGGGCAGCCGGCGCCCCTGCCCTGGCCGGAGGGCTGCCGCAGGGCGCGGCATGA
- a CDS encoding glycosyltransferase family 4 protein encodes MMRILYLHQHYSGPAGATATRSHAMARALSAAGHQVTIACGQYAGAVTGLAGPFRAGRREGVLQGVRLVEFAIPCGNHQGFARRLCAFGHFAAAATRLALAEGWDLIIASSTPLTVAIPALLARRLRGTPFVFEIRDPWPELPRAMGAAPPLALAAMEPLASAACRQAAMVVALSEGMAGTAQARGADPARVRVVPNGCDLDLFGPQVAPWRPPGVAAWEMLAVYAGAHGRANGLDQLLDAAAILQARRERRIRLLLVGEGGEKARLRLLAEARGLGNLTFLDSLPKRRLAALLAGAQVGVQCLAPVPEFAEWTAPNKLMDYLAAGLPVVANLSGRAARLLADGPCGIAAPPGDAAALADALVWMADNPARRAELGAAGRAQALRRWDRRLLAADFVQAAEAAGATSAAPMLVTA; translated from the coding sequence ATGATGCGTATCCTCTACCTGCACCAGCATTATTCCGGCCCTGCCGGCGCCACGGCCACCCGCAGCCATGCCATGGCGCGGGCGCTCTCGGCGGCGGGGCATCAGGTGACCATCGCCTGCGGGCAATATGCCGGCGCCGTCACCGGCCTGGCCGGCCCCTTCCGGGCCGGGCGGCGGGAGGGGGTGCTGCAAGGTGTGCGGCTGGTGGAATTCGCCATTCCCTGCGGCAATCACCAGGGTTTCGCCCGGCGGCTCTGCGCCTTCGGCCATTTCGCCGCCGCCGCCACCCGGCTGGCGCTGGCCGAGGGCTGGGACCTGATCATCGCCAGCTCCACGCCGCTGACGGTGGCCATCCCGGCGCTGCTGGCGCGGCGGCTGCGCGGCACGCCTTTTGTCTTCGAGATCCGCGACCCCTGGCCGGAACTGCCGCGCGCCATGGGTGCCGCGCCGCCCCTGGCCCTGGCGGCGATGGAGCCGCTGGCCAGCGCCGCCTGCCGTCAGGCCGCCATGGTGGTGGCGCTGAGCGAGGGTATGGCCGGAACCGCCCAGGCGCGCGGCGCCGACCCCGCGCGGGTGAGGGTGGTGCCGAATGGCTGCGACCTCGACCTCTTCGGCCCGCAGGTGGCGCCCTGGCGGCCGCCCGGCGTGGCGGCCTGGGAGATGCTGGCCGTCTATGCCGGGGCGCATGGACGCGCCAATGGGCTGGACCAGCTGCTGGATGCCGCCGCCATCCTGCAGGCGCGGCGGGAGCGTCGTATCCGCCTGCTGCTGGTGGGCGAGGGCGGGGAGAAGGCGCGGCTGCGGCTGCTGGCGGAGGCGCGCGGCCTCGGCAATCTCACCTTCCTCGACAGCCTACCCAAGCGGCGGCTGGCGGCGCTGCTGGCGGGCGCGCAGGTCGGTGTGCAGTGCCTGGCGCCAGTGCCCGAATTCGCCGAATGGACCGCGCCCAACAAGCTGATGGACTATCTGGCCGCCGGGCTGCCGGTGGTCGCCAATCTCTCCGGCCGGGCGGCGCGGCTGCTGGCCGATGGCCCCTGCGGCATCGCCGCCCCGCCGGGGGATGCCGCCGCCCTGGCCGATGCCCTGGTCTGGATGGCCGACAACCCCGCGCGCCGGGCCGAGCTGGGCGCCGCCGGCCGCGCTCAGGCGCTGCGCCGCTGGGACCGCCGCCTCCTCGCCGCCGATTTCGTCCAGGCGGCGGAGGCGGCTGGCGCCACCTCCGCCGCGCCCATGCTGGTGACCGCCTGA
- a CDS encoding nucleotide sugar dehydrogenase, with translation MDTAQALLARIQGRQARIGVVGLGYAGLPLALRFSECGFPVSGFDIDAAKVRAINAGQSPVHGIPDARVAAARIAAHGDFLAARDCDAILICVPTPVGAHKEPILEPVRQTLASLAPHLRGGQAIALESTTYPGTTEDFVLPALAAAGLRVGVDAFACYSPEREDPGNPDGTFGRVPKLVAGATPACLEVAMALYGAATPHLVPMTSLAAAELTKLYENVFRAVNIGLVNELKRISHALHLDVHEVIDAAQTKPFGFMPFRPGPGLGGHCIPVDPYYLAWKARELGVPSDFVELAGRVNDAMPHYVVDRLRDALEARGRTLRGARVLLLGLAYKPGVPDTRESPAVEIFRLLEERRAEVAYHDPLVPCFPATRRLGGGTPELESQELTAGLLAAQDAVLVVTPQPGIDFALVRAHAMLVVDTRGVYRDAAVRLEPLQVETPGDFPTTPAPAYHRVIQA, from the coding sequence ATGGACACGGCCCAGGCACTGCTCGCACGCATCCAGGGCCGTCAGGCACGCATCGGCGTGGTGGGGCTGGGCTATGCCGGCCTGCCCCTGGCGCTGCGCTTCTCCGAATGCGGCTTCCCCGTCTCGGGCTTCGACATCGACGCCGCCAAGGTGCGGGCCATCAATGCCGGGCAGAGCCCGGTGCATGGCATCCCCGATGCCCGGGTGGCCGCCGCCCGCATCGCCGCGCATGGGGATTTCCTGGCGGCGCGGGACTGCGATGCCATCCTGATCTGCGTCCCCACCCCCGTCGGCGCGCATAAGGAGCCGATCCTGGAGCCGGTGCGGCAGACCCTGGCCTCGCTGGCGCCGCATCTGCGCGGCGGCCAGGCCATCGCGCTGGAAAGCACCACCTATCCCGGCACCACCGAGGATTTCGTGCTTCCCGCCCTGGCCGCGGCGGGCCTGCGCGTGGGGGTGGATGCCTTCGCCTGTTACAGCCCGGAGCGCGAGGACCCCGGCAACCCCGACGGCACCTTCGGCCGCGTGCCGAAGCTGGTGGCCGGCGCAACCCCGGCCTGCCTGGAAGTGGCGATGGCGCTCTACGGCGCCGCCACGCCGCATCTCGTGCCGATGACCTCGCTGGCGGCGGCGGAGCTGACGAAACTCTACGAGAACGTCTTCCGCGCCGTGAATATCGGCCTGGTGAACGAGCTGAAGCGCATCAGCCACGCCCTGCATCTCGACGTGCATGAGGTGATCGACGCGGCGCAGACCAAGCCCTTCGGCTTCATGCCCTTCCGGCCCGGCCCAGGGCTCGGCGGCCACTGCATCCCGGTCGATCCCTACTACCTCGCCTGGAAGGCGCGGGAGCTGGGCGTGCCCAGCGACTTCGTGGAACTGGCCGGGCGGGTGAACGACGCCATGCCGCATTACGTGGTGGACCGGCTGCGCGATGCGCTGGAGGCGCGGGGCCGCACCCTGCGCGGCGCCCGCGTGCTGCTGCTGGGCCTGGCCTACAAGCCCGGCGTGCCGGATACGCGGGAAAGCCCGGCGGTGGAGATCTTCCGCCTGCTGGAGGAGCGGCGGGCCGAGGTCGCCTATCACGACCCGCTGGTGCCCTGCTTTCCCGCCACGCGTCGCCTTGGCGGCGGGACGCCGGAGCTGGAGAGCCAGGAGCTGACCGCTGGCCTGCTGGCGGCGCAGGATGCCGTGCTGGTGGTGACGCCGCAGCCCGGCATCGACTTCGCCCTGGTGCGCGCCCACGCCATGCTGGTGGTGGATACGCGCGGGGTCTATCGCGACGCCGCCGTGCGGCTGGAGCCGTTGCAAGTTGAAACCCCCGGTGATTTCCCAACCACCCCTGCCCCGGCCTATCACCGCGTCATCCAGGCCTGA
- a CDS encoding polysaccharide biosynthesis protein has protein sequence MAPQRILMNLGIDALLAAASLPVAVWAAAPGTWPPGGWWAGAVPGAVASLLLAGLPLRLPQQYLRFAALRDLMGVIGAGIGGAAIFSVALHAVGAWVSPNPAFPLLHAGVLSAALLAPRVLGRLSQAHRVGRLSEAPPQPVLLLGTGDAADLFIRALIQQRGPGYQVMGILAPRSRAAGRRIHGYPILGAIEDAGALLDRLRAADRLPAALVLADPDLHGEALEEVLDAADRHGVPVSRAPRLTRLDPAIRQTAASTRRFDLRPVVIEELLDRPQVPLDREGMARLVQSRRVLVTGAGGTIGGELARQVAALGPSQLTLLDHGEFALYGIDLELTELHPNVPRRAMLADVRDAERIGRLMEEVRPELVFHAAALKHVPMVENDPLEGLLTNALGTRVIADAARAVGCRAMVFISTDKAVNPTSVMGASKRLAEMYCQALDMEARHGPEGNRSPMRCVTVRFGNVLGSTGSVVPLFRRQLERGGPLTVTHPDMRRYFMTVREAVGLVLQASVVGAEDRQDQPPELADGGIFVLDMGKPVKIVDMARRMIRLAGLRPDEDVEIRFTGLRPGEKLFEELFHGQEPPRPTQFPGLLVATPRTADAARMGAAIDEIAASARAGDRAAALAQLARLVPEFDHNAGGG, from the coding sequence ATGGCCCCCCAACGCATTCTGATGAATCTCGGTATCGACGCGCTGCTGGCGGCGGCATCGCTGCCCGTGGCCGTCTGGGCGGCGGCGCCTGGCACCTGGCCGCCGGGCGGCTGGTGGGCAGGCGCCGTGCCGGGCGCCGTCGCCTCCCTGCTGCTGGCCGGGCTGCCGCTGCGCCTGCCGCAGCAATACCTGCGCTTCGCCGCGCTGCGCGACCTGATGGGGGTGATCGGCGCCGGCATCGGCGGGGCGGCTATCTTCTCGGTGGCCTTGCATGCGGTGGGCGCCTGGGTCTCCCCCAACCCCGCCTTCCCGCTGCTGCACGCGGGCGTGCTCTCCGCCGCCCTGCTGGCGCCGCGCGTGCTGGGCCGGCTCAGCCAGGCGCACCGTGTCGGCCGCCTCAGCGAGGCGCCGCCGCAGCCCGTGCTGCTGCTCGGCACCGGGGATGCCGCAGATCTCTTCATCCGCGCCCTGATCCAGCAGCGCGGCCCCGGCTATCAGGTGATGGGCATCCTGGCCCCCCGCTCCCGCGCCGCCGGGCGGCGCATCCACGGCTATCCCATCCTCGGTGCCATCGAGGATGCGGGCGCGCTGCTGGACCGGCTGCGCGCCGCCGACCGCCTGCCCGCGGCCCTGGTGCTGGCCGATCCTGACCTGCATGGCGAGGCACTCGAAGAAGTTCTGGATGCGGCCGACCGCCATGGCGTGCCGGTCAGCCGCGCCCCGCGCCTGACGCGCCTCGACCCCGCCATCCGTCAGACCGCCGCCAGCACCCGCCGCTTCGACCTGCGCCCGGTGGTGATCGAGGAGCTGCTCGACCGGCCGCAGGTGCCGCTGGACCGCGAGGGCATGGCGCGGCTGGTGCAGAGCCGGCGCGTGCTCGTGACCGGCGCCGGCGGCACCATCGGCGGGGAGCTGGCGCGGCAGGTGGCGGCGCTCGGCCCTTCCCAGCTGACGCTGCTCGACCACGGCGAATTCGCCCTCTACGGCATCGACCTGGAGCTGACGGAGCTGCACCCCAACGTGCCGCGCCGCGCCATGCTGGCCGATGTGCGCGATGCCGAGCGCATCGGCCGGCTGATGGAGGAGGTGCGGCCCGAGCTGGTCTTCCACGCCGCCGCGCTGAAGCATGTGCCGATGGTGGAGAACGACCCGCTGGAGGGCCTGCTGACCAATGCGCTGGGCACCCGCGTCATCGCCGATGCCGCCCGCGCGGTGGGCTGCCGCGCCATGGTCTTCATCAGCACCGACAAGGCGGTGAACCCGACCAGTGTGATGGGCGCCTCCAAGCGGCTGGCGGAGATGTACTGCCAGGCGCTGGATATGGAGGCGCGGCATGGGCCCGAGGGCAACCGCTCCCCCATGCGCTGCGTCACCGTGCGCTTCGGCAATGTGCTGGGCTCCACCGGCTCGGTGGTGCCGCTGTTCCGCCGGCAGCTGGAGCGCGGCGGGCCACTGACCGTGACCCACCCGGATATGCGCCGCTACTTCATGACGGTGCGGGAGGCCGTGGGGCTGGTGCTGCAGGCCAGCGTCGTCGGCGCCGAGGACCGGCAGGACCAGCCGCCGGAGCTGGCTGATGGCGGCATCTTCGTGCTCGACATGGGCAAGCCGGTGAAGATCGTGGACATGGCGCGGCGGATGATCCGCCTGGCCGGGCTGCGGCCGGACGAGGATGTGGAGATCCGCTTCACCGGCCTCCGCCCCGGCGAGAAGCTGTTCGAGGAGCTGTTCCACGGGCAGGAGCCGCCGCGCCCCACGCAGTTCCCCGGCCTGCTGGTGGCGACGCCCCGCACCGCCGATGCGGCGCGGATGGGCGCCGCCATCGACGAGATCGCCGCCAGCGCCCGCGCCGGCGACCGCGCGGCGGCCCTGGCGCAGCTGGCCCGGCTGGTGCCGGAATTCGACCACAACGCCGGCGGCGGCTGA
- a CDS encoding glutathione S-transferase family protein yields the protein MSLTIYGVLRSRASRPIWLAKELGLEYRHVPVIQGYRLADATSADAPLNTASPAFRAVNPNGLVPSIEDDGLVLHESMAITLYLARKHGGPLAPRDLAEEALATMWSFWAVTSVEEQALSMRAGPEAVARVLPGLDRQFGILADALRQGSGWLVGGRFTVADLNVAEVVRYAQSQPGLFEKHPAVRDWLAACHARPAFQAMWAEREAEPA from the coding sequence GTGTCCCTGACGATCTATGGCGTGCTGCGCTCCCGCGCCTCGCGTCCCATCTGGCTGGCCAAGGAACTGGGGCTGGAATACCGCCATGTGCCCGTCATCCAGGGCTACCGCCTGGCGGATGCCACCAGTGCCGATGCGCCGCTGAACACCGCCTCCCCCGCCTTCCGCGCCGTCAATCCTAATGGGCTGGTGCCGAGCATCGAGGATGACGGCCTCGTGCTGCATGAGAGCATGGCCATCACCCTCTACCTGGCGCGCAAGCATGGCGGGCCCCTCGCCCCGCGCGACCTGGCCGAGGAGGCGCTGGCGACCATGTGGAGCTTCTGGGCCGTGACCTCCGTCGAGGAGCAGGCGCTGTCAATGCGCGCCGGGCCGGAGGCCGTGGCGCGCGTGCTGCCGGGGCTGGACCGCCAGTTCGGCATCCTGGCCGATGCGCTGCGCCAGGGCAGCGGCTGGCTGGTGGGCGGGCGCTTCACGGTGGCCGACCTGAACGTGGCGGAAGTGGTGCGCTACGCCCAGTCCCAGCCGGGCCTTTTCGAGAAGCACCCGGCAGTGCGGGACTGGCTGGCCGCCTGCCATGCCCGGCCCGCCTTCCAGGCGATGTGGGCGGAGCGGGAGGCGGAACCGGCCTGA
- a CDS encoding DegT/DnrJ/EryC1/StrS family aminotransferase, whose protein sequence is MTTETTARPITLFDMKAQQALIRAEMNSRIARVLDSGAFVNGPEVREVEEKLAAFAGAKHAVGVSSGTDALQIAMMAERIGPGDAVFLPAFTYTATAEVPLVLGATPIFVDVAEDGFNIDIADLKRRIALVKQQGRLRPRAVVGVDLYGLPADWPAILEICRAEGMFALDDAAQAFGGALDGRRLGTWADATALSFYPTKTLGCYGDGGAILTDDADRAELYRSLRTHGEGKTRYEVERTGMNGRLDTLQAAILLCKLPLLEQELASRTRIAGWYAERLSQHVITPRERPGAQSAWGLYTVILPEGVSRERVQEAMKERGVPSAIYYPKPLHHQPAYAGAHAAGLPGGPELAVSEKLCGRVLSLPMHPYLDEGQVARVAEALVAGI, encoded by the coding sequence ATGACGACCGAGACTACGGCCCGCCCGATCACGCTCTTCGATATGAAGGCGCAGCAGGCGCTGATCCGCGCGGAGATGAACAGCCGGATCGCCAGGGTGCTGGACAGCGGCGCCTTCGTGAACGGCCCCGAGGTGCGGGAGGTCGAGGAGAAGCTGGCCGCCTTCGCCGGCGCGAAGCACGCCGTCGGCGTCTCCTCCGGCACGGATGCGCTGCAGATCGCCATGATGGCCGAGAGGATCGGCCCGGGCGATGCCGTATTCCTGCCCGCCTTCACCTATACCGCCACCGCCGAGGTGCCGCTGGTGCTCGGCGCCACCCCCATCTTCGTGGATGTGGCGGAGGATGGCTTCAATATCGACATCGCTGACCTCAAGCGCCGCATCGCGCTGGTGAAGCAGCAGGGCAGGCTGCGCCCGCGCGCCGTGGTGGGCGTGGACCTCTACGGCCTGCCCGCCGACTGGCCGGCGATCCTGGAGATCTGCCGCGCCGAGGGGATGTTCGCGCTGGATGACGCCGCCCAGGCCTTCGGCGGGGCGCTGGACGGCCGGCGGCTCGGCACCTGGGCCGATGCCACGGCGCTGAGCTTCTATCCGACCAAGACGCTGGGCTGCTACGGCGATGGCGGCGCCATCCTGACCGATGACGCGGACCGGGCGGAGCTGTATCGCTCGCTCCGCACCCATGGCGAGGGCAAGACCCGCTACGAGGTGGAGCGCACCGGCATGAACGGCCGCCTGGATACCCTCCAGGCCGCCATCCTGCTCTGCAAGCTGCCGTTGCTGGAGCAGGAGCTGGCCTCCCGCACCCGCATCGCCGGCTGGTATGCCGAGCGGCTGTCGCAGCATGTCATCACCCCGCGGGAGCGGCCGGGCGCGCAATCCGCCTGGGGCCTCTATACCGTCATCCTCCCCGAGGGCGTGTCGCGGGAGCGGGTGCAGGAGGCGATGAAGGAACGCGGCGTGCCCAGCGCCATCTACTACCCCAAGCCGCTGCACCATCAGCCCGCCTATGCCGGCGCCCATGCGGCCGGGCTGCCGGGCGGGCCGGAACTGGCGGTGAGCGAGAAGCTCTGCGGCCGCGTGCTGTCCCTGCCCATGCATCCCTATCTGGATGAGGGCCAGGTGGCGCGGGTGGCGGAAGCGCTGGTCGCCGGGATCTGA
- the hrcA gene encoding heat-inducible transcriptional repressor HrcA, giving the protein MLPGLDSRGAAILRQVVELYVETGEPVGSRTLSRRLPQALSPATIRNAMADLEEAGLLYAPHTSAGRLPTEQGLRLFVDGLLEFGDLTEKEREAIALRCAASGRSYEETLAEAGQMLSGLAGAAGLVVAPKNEAPIRHIEFVALSPGRALVVLVNAHGQVENRVIDVPAGLPPSAFTQASNFLNARLSGRTLEETRSLVEQEIEANRTALDALSQQVIQAGLATWSGGGGSLILRGQAKLLENLDQLERVQEIQALFERLEAQETMLRLLELSQRGQGVQIFIGAESGLFNSAGLSMVVAPFRDGEERIVGAIGVIGPTRINYGRVIPVVDYTAQVIGRLLG; this is encoded by the coding sequence ATGTTGCCGGGGCTGGACAGCCGGGGTGCCGCCATTCTGCGGCAGGTGGTGGAACTGTATGTCGAGACCGGGGAGCCGGTCGGCTCCCGCACCCTCTCCCGCCGCCTGCCCCAGGCCCTCTCCCCCGCCACCATCCGCAATGCCATGGCGGACCTGGAGGAGGCGGGGCTGCTCTACGCGCCGCATACCTCCGCGGGCCGCCTGCCGACCGAGCAGGGGCTGCGGCTCTTCGTCGACGGCCTGCTGGAATTCGGCGACCTGACGGAGAAGGAGCGCGAGGCCATCGCCCTCCGCTGCGCCGCCTCCGGCCGCAGCTACGAGGAGACGCTGGCCGAGGCCGGGCAGATGCTCTCCGGCCTCGCCGGGGCTGCCGGGCTGGTGGTGGCGCCGAAGAACGAGGCGCCGATCCGGCATATCGAATTCGTCGCCCTCTCCCCGGGCCGGGCGCTGGTGGTGCTGGTCAATGCCCATGGGCAGGTGGAGAACCGCGTCATCGACGTGCCGGCCGGCCTGCCGCCCAGCGCCTTCACCCAGGCCTCCAACTTCCTCAATGCCCGCCTTTCCGGCCGCACGCTGGAGGAAACCCGCTCGCTGGTGGAGCAGGAGATCGAGGCCAACCGCACCGCGCTGGACGCGCTCAGCCAGCAGGTGATCCAGGCGGGCCTCGCCACCTGGTCCGGTGGCGGCGGCTCCCTGATCCTGCGTGGCCAGGCCAAGCTGCTGGAGAACCTGGACCAGCTGGAGCGGGTGCAGGAGATCCAGGCGCTGTTCGAGCGGCTGGAGGCGCAGGAGACCATGCTGCGCCTGCTCGAGCTCTCCCAGCGCGGCCAGGGCGTGCAGATCTTCATCGGCGCGGAAAGCGGGCTTTTCAACAGCGCCGGCCTTTCCATGGTCGTCGCCCCCTTCCGCGACGGGGAGGAGCGGATCGTCGGCGCCATCGGCGTGATTGGCCCCACGCGAATCAATTACGGGCGCGTGATTCCCGTGGTGGATTATACCGCGCAGGTCATCGGCCGGCTGCTCGGCTGA
- the wecB gene encoding non-hydrolyzing UDP-N-acetylglucosamine 2-epimerase, which translates to MPFSPEPLLPELHLVACARPNLPKLAALWHALAEVPPFCRPVLLHTGQHHDALMFQAHLEDLGLPAPHVSLGVWGGAHASLTGRTMMACEALWEGRRPAMVVVPGDVDGTLAAALAARKLRIPVAHLEAGLRCGDRDMPEEINRRAVDAVSDLLWAPDEATAARLLAEGHASCAVRAVGNSMIDTLLRRLPLACGRPLPAGLAPQAYGVVTLHRAANVDQPEMLAALLTAVARVARRLPLAWPLHPRTSRRMREFGLAMPAGVTVLPPLGYLDFLSLLSRARLVATDSGGVQEEAAGLDVPCLTLRPSTERPVTLESGANQLVTPAGLAAAVERVLSGGWPPARPIPLWDGQVGARMVAHLAEILAIPAREAA; encoded by the coding sequence ATGCCTTTTTCGCCTGAACCGCTCCTGCCCGAGCTGCATCTGGTCGCCTGCGCGCGGCCCAACCTGCCCAAGCTGGCCGCGCTGTGGCACGCCCTGGCGGAGGTGCCGCCCTTCTGCCGCCCGGTGCTGCTGCATACCGGCCAGCATCATGATGCCCTGATGTTCCAGGCGCATCTGGAGGATCTGGGCCTGCCGGCACCACATGTCTCGCTCGGTGTCTGGGGGGGCGCGCATGCCTCCCTGACCGGCCGCACCATGATGGCCTGCGAGGCGCTGTGGGAAGGCCGCCGCCCCGCCATGGTGGTGGTGCCCGGCGATGTCGATGGCACGCTGGCGGCGGCGCTGGCCGCGCGCAAGCTTCGCATCCCCGTCGCGCATCTGGAGGCCGGGCTGCGCTGCGGCGACCGCGACATGCCGGAGGAGATCAACCGCCGCGCGGTGGATGCCGTCAGCGACCTTCTCTGGGCGCCGGACGAGGCCACCGCCGCCCGCCTGCTGGCCGAGGGGCATGCGTCCTGCGCCGTGCGCGCGGTCGGTAACAGCATGATCGATACCCTGCTGCGCCGCCTGCCCCTGGCCTGTGGCCGGCCCCTGCCCGCCGGGTTGGCGCCCCAGGCCTATGGCGTGGTGACGCTGCACCGCGCCGCCAATGTGGACCAGCCGGAGATGCTGGCGGCCCTGCTCACCGCCGTGGCGCGGGTGGCCCGCCGCCTGCCCCTGGCCTGGCCGCTGCACCCTCGCACCTCCCGGCGGATGCGGGAATTCGGTCTGGCCATGCCGGCCGGCGTCACGGTGCTGCCGCCGCTCGGCTATCTCGATTTCCTCTCCCTGCTCAGCCGCGCGCGGCTGGTGGCCACCGACAGCGGCGGGGTGCAGGAGGAGGCGGCGGGGCTGGACGTGCCCTGCCTGACGCTGCGCCCCTCCACCGAGCGGCCGGTGACGTTGGAATCCGGCGCCAACCAGCTGGTCACCCCGGCCGGGCTGGCGGCGGCGGTGGAGCGCGTGCTCTCCGGCGGCTGGCCGCCGGCCCGGCCCATCCCGCTCTGGGATGGCCAGGTGGGCGCGCGCATGGTGGCGCATCTGGCCGAGATCCTGGCCATACCGGCGCGGGAGGCCGCCTGA